The Poriferisphaera corsica DNA segment TTTGGTGTTGTCGTATGTGGTGTATCTGGTGAATATGTCGGGAGGATCGCGAGATCAAGCGGGAGGGTGGAAGTTGCTGCGGATGTCGATTGGAGCGGGGATATCGAGTTTGGTATTGATGGGTGTGTTGGCGATTGCGGTGAAGTTTACGATGGTGATCATGGGGATGATGTTGCTATTGGGTGGCGGGATGATGGTTGTGGGGCGACTGGATGATCGTCAGCGGATGCTGGGTTTAGCGGGGTTTTTGTTGGATTTGGTGATGGTGGGGGCTTGGATGGTCGGTGAGCGGCCGCATTATGTCGAGAAGAGGCAGTGGGAGTTTTAACTGATCATGGGTGGGCTTGGAACTATCTTCTGGTTAGGTGGTATGGTGTGTGCGCTTGGCAAAAAACGGGCGATGTATTGGTCGATTCTGAGCGGTTCCGCGATGGTCGTGGTGTACGTATTGGTGGGGATTGTCGGACATGAAGCGATCAAAGTGGATGGGTGGGTACTGGGTGCGGGGATGAGTGTGCTGAGCGGGATCGGATGCTATTTGATGGTTAGGCGGCGGGAGGTGAGCAAGCGGTTTGATGTGGCTGCGGGCGTGTTGGCGAGCGCGATAACGGCTGTATTGGTGTTGTGCGTTTGGATGGACGCAGCATTGCCCTGGCAGGCGGTTTGGTGTGGGGGGATTATGTTGGGGGTTGTGGTTGCGGCGGAATATTTTGGGAAGGATGTGCTGCGATGGACAGGGATCGTGGTGAATGGCGTGGTTGTGGTGGGGGCTGCGTTTGGGCTGCTTGTGTCGAATCAGTATTTGGTTGGCGGGGTTGTTGCAGGGAATGCGCTACTTGGGTTCTGGGGCGGGCTGGCGGTGTTGTACGGTTTGTGTGCGTGGCGGTATCGGGTGAGGGGCGAGGGGATTTTATCTCAGGTGCAGCAAGTGATTGGGCTGTTGATGTTTGGGCTGGGTTTGATGATGCTGGTGCATCATGGGTTTACGGGGAAGGCTTGGCATCAGATTTGGGAGGCGGGGCTGATTGAGTATGGGGTGATGTCAGTGGTGCTGGGTTCTGCGGGGCTGTTGCTGACAGTGAGTTGGCAGCGATGGCTTAGGGGGTATATGCGGCTACGTGAGGGCGGGATTGTCTATGCGAAGATTAGTGGTGCGATTGCAATTGCGGGGGTTTATGTGATCTCGAATCCGCTGTTGGAGGAACGGGGTGTGTTGGGGAGTGGCGATGAGGGGATGGATGTGTGGGGCATGGGGAGCTTGATGGGTTGGATTGGGTATGTATTGGTGTGCTGTTTGCCGGTGGTTTTGCTGGGGGTGAATGGGGTGGTGATTCGTGATAAAGCGTTGGCAAAAATCAGGCAGATTTTTCTTGGGATGATATTGTTGCTGCTGGGAATATGCGGCGTGCTGCTGGTGCGTCAAGGGTTTTCGGATGGGGTGATGTTGGTGGATGATGTGCGGGTCGGGCTGTATGAGTTTGCTACGGATGCGATTGTGTTTTTGGGCTTAGGGTTGGTGATGTTTGTGTATGGGGATCGTGGCGTGTTGAAGTTGTTGGGTATGCGGGTTGGTGGATTGGTGATGAGTGTATTGGGTGTGATTGGTTGGGTGTTGTATTGCGGGGTGTTTGAGAATCCGCTTTGGTGTGAGGTGATGGTAGGGGATTGGGTGGTATTGAATTGGCTGGTTTATGTTTATGTATTACCGCTGCTGATGGTGGGGGTATTGTGCTGGTGTGTGAAGCGATGGGGTCATGAGCCGATGAAGGCGGCATACGAATCGTTGGTAAAGGTTTTGTTTGTGGGGATCGGGTTGGTGTTGATGATGTTTGTTAGGCAGGGGTTTGCGGGGAGTGATATGCGGCTGCAGGAGCATCCGGTTGGTTTGATTGAGTATGCAACTGATGCAATTGTTTTAATAGGAGTTGGTGGGCTGATGGTGTTTATGCGTGAACGGCTGGGTTCGATTAAGAAGGAATTGAGTTGGGGGGGGATTGATTTACAGTGGAGTGGGGATGGGGATTTTGGTGTTGATGTGCGGCTTGAAAGAAAATCCGCTGTGGGTGCTATACGAGGTTGGTGATGTGAAAGTGGTGAATTGGTTGCTGTATGTTTATTTACTGCCCATGGTGATGTTGGGTGGGGTGATGTGGTTAGCTCGTGAGATGACGTTTAGTTGGTTGAAGTCTTATCGATTAGTGGTGGGGTTGCTCAGCTTAACGATTGTGTTTGCGTGGTTGTCGCTTACGGTGAGGCAGGGGTTTGTGGGATCGGTGATTGATTTGGAAGTGCATTCGGTGAGCCAATATGAGTGGTATGCGTATTCTGCGGCGTGGATTGTCTTTGGTGTGGGGTTATTGGCGAGCGGGATTGTGATCAAGAGTCAGATGCTTCGGTATGCATCTCTGGGGGTGATGATGGTGAGTACTTGTAAGATATTCTTGTTTGATATGAAGCATTTAGAGGGTTTTTTAGAGGCGGGGAGCTTCCTGGGGCTGGGATTGGTGTTGATGGGATTGGGATTGGTGTATCAGAAGATCGTGTTTGCTAAGCCTAAGGGAGAGAGGAATTTGCCGAAAAACACGGATGACATGGAAGAAGATGGAGATGTGTTGTGTTAGGTGATTGTACTAGAGTTTGCATCTAGCAGGGGGATGTCGCTAGGATTGTGAGCCTAGGGGGTGCGGAATGGGAGGAGATGAGGAGATAAGGCAGGACGTTTTGGAGAGCGTTCGGCTGGAAATTAAGTTGTTGACTGAAACGGGAAGAACGCATTGAAATCGCATCATTTGACACATTTAAAGGAACTGGAAGCGGAAAGCATCCAGATTATTCGCGAAGTAGCGGCTGAGTTTGATAATCCGGTGATGTTATATTCCATCGGTAAAGACTCGGCTGTGATGGCGCATTTAGCAATGAAGGCGTTTCATCCGGGGAAGCCGCCATTTCCGTTGATGCACGTTGATACAACGTGGAAGTTTAACGAGATGATTGAGTTCCGTGATCGGTTCATTAAGGATGAGCTGGGATGGGATTTGATTGTGCATATTAATGAGGAAGGGGTGAAGGCGGGTATTAATCCGTTTGATCACGGGAGCGCGAAGCATACTGATATTATGAAGACGCAAGGGCTGAAACAGGCGCTTGATAAATATGGGTTTGATGCGGCGTTTGGTGGGGCGAGAAGGGACGAGGAGAAGAGCCGAGCGAAGGAGCGGGTGTATTCGTTCCGTGATCGACATCATCGTTGGGATCCGAAGAATCAGCGGCCTGAGTTGTGGAGCTTGTATAACAGCGAGCACAATAAGGGGGAGTCGATTCGTGTGTTTCCGTTGAGTAATTGGACGGAACTGGATGTTTGGCAATATATCCATCTGGAAGACATTCCGATTGTGCCGTTGTATCGTGCGGCGGTGCGGCCAGTGGTGGAGCGTGATGGTGTATTGATTATGGTGGATGATGATCGGATGCCGCTGAGGGAAGGGGAGGTTCCGATGGAGAAGATGGTCAGGTTCAGGACGTTGGGCTGTTATCCATTGACGGGTGCGGTGGAGAGTGATGCGACGACGTTGCCAGAGATTATTCAGGAGATGCTGGTGGCGAAGAATTCGGAGCGTGAGGGTCGGGTGATTGACCATGACCAAGATGGGTCTATGGAAGAGAAAAAACGCGAGGGGTACTTTTAGGCCGTAGGCTGTTTTGTGATTGTTTGTGCGTTGGACGAGGTGTTGACCGCATGAACGAGGTGAGGAGATGAGGGGTTGGATGGCTGTCTAACTGATAGTTAGTTGGCTTGATTTACGAGGAAATTAACGCGGGAAGAGATGCGAAAATGAGTCATCAATCAGAATTGATCGAGAAGGATATTGATGCGTACCTGGCACAGCATGAGCAGAAGGAATTGCTGCGTTTGCTGACGTGTGGGAGCGTGGACGATGGTAAAAGTACGCTGATTGGGCGGCTGCTGTATGATTCAAAGATGATCTATGAGGATCAGTTGAAGGCTGTGCAGAGTGCGTCAGTCAAGCATGGGACGACGGGGACGGACTTTGATCCGGCGTTGCTGACTGATGGTTTGAAGGCGGAGCGTGAGCAGGGGATTACGATTGATGTGGCCTATCGATATTTCTCGACTGCGAAGCGCAAGTTTATTATTGCGGACACGCCGGGGCATGAGCAGTACACAAGGAATATGGCGACGGGTGCGTCGACGTGTGATCTTGCGATCATTTTGATTGATGCACGGCATGGTGTGGTGACACAGACGAGGCGTCATAGTTTTATCGCATCACTGCTTGGTATTAAGCACGTGGTGGTTGCGGTGAACAAGATGGACTTGGTTGATTACAGTGAATCTGTATTTGACGAGATTTGTAAAGATTACCGGGATTTTGCTGCAAAATTGGATTTGCCTGATGTGCAGTTTGTGCCGATGAGTGCGCTGCTGGGTGATAATGTGGTGAATGTGAGCGAGAAGATGCCTTGGTATCAGGGTGCTTCAATGATGCACATTTTAGAGCATGTGCATATTGCGTCGGATAGGAATCTGATTGATATGCGGTTCCCCGTGCAGTATGTGAATCGGCCGAATTTAGACTTTAGGGGGTTTAGTGGGACATTGGCATCGGGGATTGTGAGGCCAGGGGATAAGGTGATGGCGTTGCCTTCGCGACGAAAGAGTGTCGTGAAAGAAGTGGTGACGTATGAGGGGAATCTGGATGAGGCGTTTAGCCCGCAGGCGATCACGTTGACATTGGAAGATGAGATTGATGTGAGTCGTGGGGATATGTTGGTGCATGAGCATAATGTGCCGCATCTGGATTCACGATATGAGGCGATGGTGGTATGGATGGCGGATGAACCGTTGGTGCCACAAAAACAGTATTTGATTAAGCACACAACGCGTAAGACTGCGGGTGTTGTGAGTGATGTTCGGTACCGAATTAACGTGAACACGATCCATAGAGAAGATACAGATCAATTGAGATTGAATGAGATTGGTCGGTGTGTGTTTGAGTTGTCGCAGCCGATTGCATTTGATGCATATAAGTCAAATAAGGATACGGGCTCGTTTATTATCATTGACCGACTGACGAATACAACGGTTGGGGCGGGGATGATTTTGGATCGTAGCCCGGAAGAAGAACGTGGTAAACATGCGGCTAAGCGCGGGATAGATGTACGGACGCATGATAGTTTGGTGAGTGTTGCGGAGAAGGAAGCTCGCTATGGCCATAAGCCGGCGACAGTGTGGCTGACTGGGTTGACGGGATCGGGTAAGAGTGCAATTGCATATGCTCTTGAAAGAAGATTGTTTGATGAGGGTAAGATTGCGCATGTACTGGATGCTAGAAATGCACGACTGGGCTTGAATGTTGACTTGGATTATTCGGAGTCGGATCGTCGCGAGAATCTACGCCGTGCTGGTGAGGTTGCGAGGTTGATGAATGAATCGGGCTTGATTTCAATCTGTGCATTCCTGTCGCCGAACGAGGCGGATCGTAAATTGGTTAGGGAGATTGTGGGAGATGGGTTTTATGAGGTGTATCTGAATGCACCGGAGGATGTGTGCGAGTCACGGCGAGAATCCATTAATGCGGATGAGAATGATCCGGCGACGAAACGGGCGCTTCGGCCGTTCTTTGATTTGAACGCGGGTTATGAGCAGCCTGAGGAGCCTGAGATTGAACTGGCGACGGATAAGCTAAGTGTGAATGAATGTGTTGAGCAGGTTATGGCGCGGCTTCGGCAGGATGGAATTGTCTAAGTCAAGGTTATATATGTAGATATAAGAAATAGGTCGCCAATGGGCGGCCTATTTTTGTTTTGTAATGAAGAAGGATGATGTTGCGTCATTTGCTTCTTTGAATAAAAATAGGAGAATGAGACTCAGGTTCAATAATGTTGATAGCCTAGCCAACAGGGTTGAGGAAGCGTGGGTGTTGTTTGTTTATTGAAGTATATAGAAGAGGATGGACTGAATCGTGTTGAAATATTTGCCTGTGTTGATTGTGATGGGAGTGTTTGGTGTGGCGGCTTTGGAATCGCAGGTGGCTGATGGTGTGCGCGGCGTGCTTGCGAAGATCCGTGATCCATTTCGATCAACAACTGTTGATGGGTTTGTAGGAGAGAGCCGTCGGGATCGGCGGCCGAAGCTGACAGGAGCAGAGTATGAGGAGTTGGCGAGTGTGCTGCGCGATGTGTACTCAGGTTCGATTGAGGCATGGCCTAAGCCACAGTTAGATGAAGGGGTGTTATTTGAAGAGATGGGATTGGTCGGTGAAGTGGATCATCCGAAGGATAATCCGACGAGTCGTGAAAAGGTGCTGCTTGGGAAACGATTGTTTTTTGATGGACGGCTATCAGGGATGGGGCAGATGTCGTGCGCTTCATGTCATATTGCGGATTTGGGTTGGGCAGATGGTAGAGCGCGGTCATTGGGACATGGTGCGGGGCAATTGGCGAGGAATACGCCGACGATGTTGAATAGTGCGTTCAGTAAGAAACAATTTTGGGATGGGCGAGCCGAGACGTTGGAAGAACTGGTGGTCGCGGTGTTGACGAATCCGGATGAAATGAGTAATTCACCGGAGCAAGTGGTGGAAACGGTGCAAAAAATCAAGGGATATCGCGAGCAGATCAAGGATGTGTTTGGTGAGGATAAGGTCACGATTGAAGTCATTGCGAAATCCATTGCGACTTATGTGCGGAGTGTTGTGAGTGACGGGTCGAGTCAATTCGATAAGTTTTTAGCTGGTAAGCAGGATGCTTTGAGTGATTCTGAATTACGGGGTCTGCATTTATTTCGAACTGATGCACGGTGTATGAATTGTCACAGTGGGCCGTTGTTAACGGATCAGGGGTTTCATAATTTGGGGCTTGTGTATTATGGCCGCAAGTATGAAGATTTGGGGCGGTATAACGTGACGGGTGAGGCAGAGGATGTGGGGAGATTTAAGACGCCGAGCTTGCGGAATGTGGGGCGAACGATGCCGCTGACGCATACAGGGTTTTTTGATGTGCGAGGTATGTTGAATATGTATAACGCAGGGATGGTGGATCAGAAGGTGAAGCCGGGTCAGGAAGAAGATCCGTTGTTGCCGATGAAGGATGTGCTTCTGAAACCGTTGCATTTAAATGATCAGGATTTGGATGATCTTGAGGCATTTTTGAGGACACTGACGGAAAGACGGCGCCGGGATATGATGCCGGTTTTGCCGGAATAAGATTGGGGCTAATGTGGAGATAGAAAAAGCCGAAGCTTGATGCTTCGGCTTTTTGATTGGATGTATGCGAATTGTGTTATCCGATCGCAATGGACGGAGATTTGAGGGCTAGGTGTGCGAGGGCGGCGAGGATAGCGCCGACAACAGGTGCGATGACGGGGATCCATGCGTAGCCCCAGTCTGAATCACGTTTGCCTTTGATGGGTACGAGTGCGTGAATGATACGTGGGCCAAGGTCGCGGGCGGGGTTGATGGCGTAGCCAGTGGTTCCGCCGAGGGAGAGGCCGATGGCGAGGACGAGGAGTCCGACTGGGAGTGCGGAGAGAGAGCCGATTTCATTGCCTGCAGCGGGTGCGGCAAGATAGAAGACGCCAAAGACGAGTGTGAAAGTGCCGATAACTTCAGACATGAAGTTGTTGAAGGTGCTGCGGATGGCTGGGCCTGTGCTGAAGACGGCGAGTTGTAGGTTGGGGTCTTCAGTTCGGTTGAAGTGTTGGTTGTAATGTACCCAGACAAGGAAGGCGCCAAAGGCTGCGCCGAGCATTTGCCCGATGATGTAGGTTGGGACGCTGGCCCAAGGGAAGAGGCCTGCGGAGGCGAGGCCGATGGTGACGGCGGGGTTGATGTGAGCACCGCTGTAGCCTCCAACGGCGAATACGCCGACGAAGACGGCCATGGCCCAGCCGAAAGTGATGACGATCCAACCGGCGTTGTTGCCTTTGGTGTCTTTCAGGACGACGTTAGCGACGACCCCATCACCAAGTAGGATAAGAAGTGCGGTACCGATAAATTCTGCAATGAAGTGTGAGAGCATGATGAACCTCAGTCATGTCTAATAAAGAGTTAGTTCGAAGGTAAATACTGATTAGCAAGTGTGGTGTAGTGATTGATTTGTTGTTCAGCCCAACTGTCGTTGTGGTTGAGTTCCCGAGCAAGTGTGTGGGCTACGAATGGAGCCATATCGATACTTGCCTTAGCGTCGAGCAGGAGGGCACGTGTACGTCTTGAAAGGAAATCTTCAACGGTGCGTGTGTGTTCGTGTTGGATGGCCCAGATGAGTTGGGCTTTTGAGATGGGCAGGCGTTGGTCGATACGCTCCGCGAGGTCAGGGTTTTGCTTTTCAAGATCGTGGATATGATGCGCATCGGAGCCGTAGTGGGCGAGGGAGCTTCGTTCGAAGAGATCTTGTGTCGAACCGTGGATTGCGAGTTCAGTAGTTTTGCAATCTTTGGTTGGCAGATCGGCGACGATGGATGCTTGATCGATCGTGTCTTGTGCCATTTTTCGGTATGTGGTCCACTTTCCGCCGGTGACTGTTAGGAGGCCTGAGCGAGAGATTGAGATAGTGTGGTCGCGTGAAATGGCTGCGGTGTTTTTGTTGTCGCTGTCGGGATTAACGAGTGGACGAATGCCTGCAAAAACAGAGAGGATGTCAGAGCGTTTGGGGTGTTTGATGAGGTACTGCGAAGCGGTTGAAAGGAGGAACTCTATTTCGTCGGGGAGGGCTTGGGGTTCTTGAGGGATATTATCGAGGGGTGTGTCGGTGGTGCCGACGAGGACTTTGTCGAGCCATGGAATGAGGAAGATGACGCGGCCGTCCGAGGTTTTGGGGACCATAATGGCTGTGTTACCAGGGAGGAATTTGCGATCAAGA contains these protein-coding regions:
- a CDS encoding DUF2339 domain-containing protein yields the protein MGGLGTIFWLGGMVCALGKKRAMYWSILSGSAMVVVYVLVGIVGHEAIKVDGWVLGAGMSVLSGIGCYLMVRRREVSKRFDVAAGVLASAITAVLVLCVWMDAALPWQAVWCGGIMLGVVVAAEYFGKDVLRWTGIVVNGVVVVGAAFGLLVSNQYLVGGVVAGNALLGFWGGLAVLYGLCAWRYRVRGEGILSQVQQVIGLLMFGLGLMMLVHHGFTGKAWHQIWEAGLIEYGVMSVVLGSAGLLLTVSWQRWLRGYMRLREGGIVYAKISGAIAIAGVYVISNPLLEERGVLGSGDEGMDVWGMGSLMGWIGYVLVCCLPVVLLGVNGVVIRDKALAKIRQIFLGMILLLLGICGVLLVRQGFSDGVMLVDDVRVGLYEFATDAIVFLGLGLVMFVYGDRGVLKLLGMRVGGLVMSVLGVIGWVLYCGVFENPLWCEVMVGDWVVLNWLVYVYVLPLLMVGVLCWCVKRWGHEPMKAAYESLVKVLFVGIGLVLMMFVRQGFAGSDMRLQEHPVGLIEYATDAIVLIGVGGLMVFMRERLGSIKKELSWGGIDLQWSGDGDFGVDVRLERKSAVGAIRGW
- a CDS encoding DUF2339 domain-containing protein, translated to MCGLKENPLWVLYEVGDVKVVNWLLYVYLLPMVMLGGVMWLAREMTFSWLKSYRLVVGLLSLTIVFAWLSLTVRQGFVGSVIDLEVHSVSQYEWYAYSAAWIVFGVGLLASGIVIKSQMLRYASLGVMMVSTCKIFLFDMKHLEGFLEAGSFLGLGLVLMGLGLVYQKIVFAKPKGERNLPKNTDDMEEDGDVLC
- the cysD gene encoding sulfate adenylyltransferase subunit CysD — encoded protein: MKSHHLTHLKELEAESIQIIREVAAEFDNPVMLYSIGKDSAVMAHLAMKAFHPGKPPFPLMHVDTTWKFNEMIEFRDRFIKDELGWDLIVHINEEGVKAGINPFDHGSAKHTDIMKTQGLKQALDKYGFDAAFGGARRDEEKSRAKERVYSFRDRHHRWDPKNQRPELWSLYNSEHNKGESIRVFPLSNWTELDVWQYIHLEDIPIVPLYRAAVRPVVERDGVLIMVDDDRMPLREGEVPMEKMVRFRTLGCYPLTGAVESDATTLPEIIQEMLVAKNSEREGRVIDHDQDGSMEEKKREGYF
- the cysN gene encoding sulfate adenylyltransferase subunit CysN, translating into MSHQSELIEKDIDAYLAQHEQKELLRLLTCGSVDDGKSTLIGRLLYDSKMIYEDQLKAVQSASVKHGTTGTDFDPALLTDGLKAEREQGITIDVAYRYFSTAKRKFIIADTPGHEQYTRNMATGASTCDLAIILIDARHGVVTQTRRHSFIASLLGIKHVVVAVNKMDLVDYSESVFDEICKDYRDFAAKLDLPDVQFVPMSALLGDNVVNVSEKMPWYQGASMMHILEHVHIASDRNLIDMRFPVQYVNRPNLDFRGFSGTLASGIVRPGDKVMALPSRRKSVVKEVVTYEGNLDEAFSPQAITLTLEDEIDVSRGDMLVHEHNVPHLDSRYEAMVVWMADEPLVPQKQYLIKHTTRKTAGVVSDVRYRINVNTIHREDTDQLRLNEIGRCVFELSQPIAFDAYKSNKDTGSFIIIDRLTNTTVGAGMILDRSPEEERGKHAAKRGIDVRTHDSLVSVAEKEARYGHKPATVWLTGLTGSGKSAIAYALERRLFDEGKIAHVLDARNARLGLNVDLDYSESDRRENLRRAGEVARLMNESGLISICAFLSPNEADRKLVREIVGDGFYEVYLNAPEDVCESRRESINADENDPATKRALRPFFDLNAGYEQPEEPEIELATDKLSVNECVEQVMARLRQDGIV
- a CDS encoding cytochrome-c peroxidase, which gives rise to MLKYLPVLIVMGVFGVAALESQVADGVRGVLAKIRDPFRSTTVDGFVGESRRDRRPKLTGAEYEELASVLRDVYSGSIEAWPKPQLDEGVLFEEMGLVGEVDHPKDNPTSREKVLLGKRLFFDGRLSGMGQMSCASCHIADLGWADGRARSLGHGAGQLARNTPTMLNSAFSKKQFWDGRAETLEELVVAVLTNPDEMSNSPEQVVETVQKIKGYREQIKDVFGEDKVTIEVIAKSIATYVRSVVSDGSSQFDKFLAGKQDALSDSELRGLHLFRTDARCMNCHSGPLLTDQGFHNLGLVYYGRKYEDLGRYNVTGEAEDVGRFKTPSLRNVGRTMPLTHTGFFDVRGMLNMYNAGMVDQKVKPGQEEDPLLPMKDVLLKPLHLNDQDLDDLEAFLRTLTERRRRDMMPVLPE
- a CDS encoding MIP/aquaporin family protein; this encodes MLSHFIAEFIGTALLILLGDGVVANVVLKDTKGNNAGWIVITFGWAMAVFVGVFAVGGYSGAHINPAVTIGLASAGLFPWASVPTYIIGQMLGAAFGAFLVWVHYNQHFNRTEDPNLQLAVFSTGPAIRSTFNNFMSEVIGTFTLVFGVFYLAAPAAGNEIGSLSALPVGLLVLAIGLSLGGTTGYAINPARDLGPRIIHALVPIKGKRDSDWGYAWIPVIAPVVGAILAALAHLALKSPSIAIG
- a CDS encoding glycerol-3-phosphate dehydrogenase/oxidase, whose product is MDRGSSLSSISSKDKIWDILVIGGGATGLGCAVDAASRGYQTLLLERLDYAQGTSSRSTKLVHGGVRYLQQGNLSLVLEALKERGLLCENAPHLVHPLPFIVPNYDWWEAPFYGIGMKIYDLMAGRLGIGKSKHLSQSQTLERIPTLEQNGLRGGTIYYDGQFDDSRLAINLAQTAEDLGAVTLNYMNVDQLHKEDDILNAVTATDIETNNQYHIRARAIINATGPFADQLRLIDDPKASPMISASQGIHIVLDRKFLPGNTAIMVPKTSDGRVIFLIPWLDKVLVGTTDTPLDNIPQEPQALPDEIEFLLSTASQYLIKHPKRSDILSVFAGIRPLVNPDSDNKNTAAISRDHTISISRSGLLTVTGGKWTTYRKMAQDTIDQASIVADLPTKDCKTTELAIHGSTQDLFERSSLAHYGSDAHHIHDLEKQNPDLAERIDQRLPISKAQLIWAIQHEHTRTVEDFLSRRTRALLLDAKASIDMAPFVAHTLARELNHNDSWAEQQINHYTTLANQYLPSN